CGCGGCCTGATTCTTGCGCCCACGCGCGAACTGGCCAAACAGATCGCTGACAACCTTAGCGCCTATACGCAAGGATCGCACCTCAAGGTGAACCTTGTTGTCGGCGGGGCGGGTATCGTTGGGCAGATGAAACGGCTTGAACGTGGCACCGACCTTTTGGTCGCCACCCCCGGCCGCCTGATTGACCTGCTCGACCGCAAGGCGGTGCGTTTGAACGAAACGCACTACCTTGTCTTGGACGAAGCTGACCAGATGCTCGACATGGGGTTCATTCACGCCCTTCGCCAGATTGCGCCGCTGCTGGCCACCCCGCGCCAGACGATGATGTTTTCGGCCACGATGCCGAAACTGATGACCGAACTGGCTGCATCGTTCCTGAATGACCCGATCCGGGTGCAGGTCGCTCCTCCGGGCAAGGCAATTGAAAAGATCGAACAGTCGGTCCATTTCGTTGCCAAAGCAGCCAAGAACGATTTGCTGATCGAACTGCTGGACAAGCACCGCAATGAACGCGCGATCGTATTCGGGCGCACCAAACACGGCTGTGAAAAGCTGCATAAGATGTTGGAGGCCAAGGGCTTCGCTTCTGTTTCGATCCACGGCAACAAGAGCCAAGGCCAGCGCGAACGCGCGATTGAGGGCTTCAAGAACGGCAAGCTGCGTGTGTTGGTTGCGACCGATGTAGCCGCCCGCGGTCTGGACATCCCCGAGGTCAAGCACGTCTATAACTACGACCTGCCCAACGTCGCTGAAAACTATGTCCACCGCATTGGCCGCACGGCCCGCGCCGGTGCTGACGGCATGGCGATTGCCTTTTGCGCACCCGATGAAATGATTGAATTGCTGGATATTCAAAAGGCGATGAAAGCCGATATTCCGGTTGCATCAGGTCGCCCCTGGGAAGTGCAGCCTGGTCAGAAAAAGAAACCCAACGGCGGTGGCGGCGGAGGTCGGCGCGGTGGCGGTGGCCAGCGGCGCTCTCATGGTGGTGGTGCCAAGCCCGCCCACGCCGCAGCAAAACCGGCAGGCGGCAATCGTCGCCGCCGCAAATCCGGCCGCGGTGCAGCATAAATCGACGACAGAACGGGCGGCCATGCGCCGCCCGTTATCATTTCAGCGGGTAGCGGTCGCCTTCTTCAAAGACATCCAGTGCCTGCGTTCCAGCAGTCACTTTGACGCTATGCACCGCACCTGACGGGATGTCGTAGGTGTCACCCGGCGCATAGACGGTTGTGACCCCCTCGATGGTGAGTTCAAGCCGCCCGGCGATCAGTGTGCCCCACTGGCCCTTGTGGGAATGCGGGGGCAGCTCGAAATCCTCGTGGAACGTGAAGAACGCGACCAGTCCCGAGTCCGAGGCAATCGCGCGGGTTGAAACGATGTCTTCAGAAATGGGCACGTCCAATTTGGGAAACGCATCAATGAATTTTGAGAATGACATGGGTTTCCTTCCTCAGGTTGTTTGATGGCCCAACCTAGCACACCACTGCGACACTGTCGTGCCCCCCAAACGCAAAACGCCGCCCGGAACAATGGGCGGCGTTTCGTTTTCTGAAAAAGGTGGGTGTTTTAAAAACCCAGACCTTCGTATTTTTTCTTGAACTTGGACACGCGACCACCGGTATCAAGAAGACGGCTGTTGCCGCCTGTCCATGCGGGGTGGACGGTCGGGTCAATATCAAGCGACAACTGGTCGCCTTCGGCACCCCAGGTTGAGCGCATCTGCAACATTGTGCCATCCGTCATTTTGACGTTGATCAGGTGGTAGTCGGGGTGGATCTCTTTTTTCATCTCGACTTCTCCTATGCGTTGGCTTCGCCGATGGGGCGATAGTTGGTCTGTTCGGAAATACGCGCAGACTTGCCGCGGCGCGAACGCAGGTAATACAGCTTGGCGCGGCGCACACGGCCACGGCGGACAACGGTGATGCTGTCGATATTTGTCGAATGCAGCGGGAACACACGTTCCACGCCTTCGCCAAAGGAAATCTTGCGAACGGTGAATGACCCAGCGATGCCAGTGCCGTTCTTGCGTGCGATGCACACACCTTCGTAGTTCTGGACGCGCGAGCGCGTGCCTTCGGTCACCTTGTAACCGACACGGATGGTGTCACCCGCTTTGAAATCGGGAATGTCTTTCCCGAGGGCGGCGACTTGCTCCGCCTCTAGTTGTGCGATCAGGTCCATTGACCGTCTCCTGTGTTTCACGCGGTTTTTCCGCGGATGTGAGGGCTACCAGAGCTTTGGTCTTCGCGGGTCAGTCATGCTGCCCACCAAAGGTTTCGCGGCCTTGCTTTTGCTATCTGGCGGGTTCGCGGTGAAGAGGCCGCGGCCATACCAAACAGGTCCGACGACTCAGTTGGGCCGCAGACAGGCGGGATATAGAGGGAAGGGGCGTATGTGGCAAGGGGGGATTGGACGCACTTGCACGGAGTCAAGGCGCAGCCGCCGTGCATCGACAGGCCGCCCCGCCGGGCTGGCGATTTGGCAGATGGATGTCCCACGCTCCGACGGGGCGACGTGTTTGGCGACCATAAAATGCCACAGACCAACCTTTGGTCGCCACCCCGCGGCCTGTCGATGCACGGCGCACGGTTTCGCCAGCGTTATGTCAATCGGCGGTGTCGTCAGTTGCGCTTGCGTTTGCTCCACAAATCCGGTCGCCGCTCGGCTGTGATCTTCTCGCTCATCTCGCGGCGCCATTTGGCGACTTTGCCGTGGTCGCCCGAAGTCAGCACCGGCGGGATGTCCCGCCCTTCCCATTCCGCAGGGCGGGTGTATTGCGGATGTTCCAGCAGCCCGTTGGAATGGCTTTCCTCGACTGCACTTTCGGCGTTACCCAGCACACCGGGCAACAGGCGCACGCAGGCGTCGATCAGCACCATCGCAGGCAGTTCGCCACCGGTCAGCACATAATCCCCCATCGACACCTCGATGATGTCATAATGTTCCAGCACCCGTTCATCCACGCCTTCAAACCGGCCACACAGCAGGGTCACACCATCTGCGGCGGCCAGATCCTGCGCCATTTTTTGCGTGAAAGGCGCGCCGCGCGGGCTCAGGTAAATCAACGGCATTTGACCTTTGGCGCGACGGCGCGTGTCTTCGATGGCATTGGCCACCACATCGGCGCGCAGCACCATGCCCGCACCACCTCCGGCGGGGGTGTCATCGACATTGCGATGCTTGCCGATCCCAAAACGGCGCAGATCGGTTGTATGCAACTGCCAAATCCCGTCCTTGAGCGCCTTGCCGGTCAGGCTGTCGCCCAGAATGCCGGGAAAGGCCTCGGGCAGGAGCGTGATCACCTGCGCGCGCCAAACGCCCGCCAGATCGGGGGCGTCTTCCATCAGCGCGCGTGGTTTCAGTGTGGCGGCGATGGATTTTCGGCCATGGGATTTGCTGGGCTTTTCGGTCATGCGCGTGACACCTTCTTCCAACCACCGACACCGGACATTTCCGCCAGCGCATCCTTTTGGGCCTGCACTTCACCGTCCGGCAGATCGCCAAGATTCAGCGCAAGAAACTTCTCGGCAAGGTCGTCACTCGGCCCCTGATTGCCGACATCGACCGGATCAAGCCGTGCCATGAGGCCGCTGGGCAGGTCCAACCCGTTCAGGATCGCGCCGCCCGGGCCAAGCGGGTGATCGCGGCTTGCCTCAAGCGGAAGGGCAGTGACCGGAACGGGGGCAGTCCCCTCGCGAATGTCGCACACAACGGCATCCAGATCAGCGGCTGCGCGCAAAGCGGTACGAAATTCGTCCCAACTTTCCCGCAGACGGTATCCGCGCAGATGGTGGCGATAGGCGCTGTAAAGCCACTCGTCTGCGCCGCGCGTGGTCAGGGTGACGGACAGCGCGTGATCGGGAAAGCGGTCTGCAAGGTAGCCGCAGATATAGCTGATCGTAACAGGTGCGGCGGCGTAGGTATCAACGTCAGGCCAGCCCGGCAAATGGCCTGAAAGCCCTTCGCAACTGATCAGGATATGGCGTGGGTCGGCGGCGGTCACATCGGCAAATACGCTGTCGAGTGAGTCAATCATATCCATCAGTAACAATGGGTTCTGGGTTTTTGCGTAGCCCATGCACAGCTTGGCCACCTCGCGCAGGTGGCGCAGTTGAAAGATCGCGACATGCGGGGCAAGCAGGTCGCGGTTGAGCCAGAAAACATGTTGCGCCGTGCTGGTGCCGGTCTTGTGAAATCCGGGGTGCAGCAGGATTTTCTTAGCCATCGGTGGCATCAACATGATCGGGCATCAGCCCCTCGGGCGGATCAATGATCACACGGCCTGTTGCCAGATCGACGGTCGGCACAATCTTGCGGGTGAAGGGGATCAGGGCGCTGTCGCGCAAGCCGGGGCCGGTGACCTCAAGCATGTCCTCGGCGCCGTTGTTCATCACGGCCTTCACGCGGCCAATTTCCACGCCGCCGGTATCAAACACCGCAAGGCCGACCAGATCGTTGTGATAGTATTCGTCGTCGGGCAAATGCGGTAGCTGCGCGCGATCCGCATAAAGATCGACGCCGCGCAAATCATCTGCCTGTTCCTTGGTCGTGATTCCGTCCAGACGGGCGATCAGGCTGCCCTTGGTCTGGCCGATCAGCAGGATCGTCGCAAAGGTCTGGCCCTTGTCGGTGACAAGCGGGGTGTAATCGGCAATCGCTTCGGGATCGGCGCAAAAGGATTTCAGGCGCACGTCACCGTGGACGCCAAACGCGCCGCCAAGTGACCCGACAATGATACGATCCTTGTTCATGCGCGCGATCCTAGCAGGAAAAGCGGGGCCGCCAAGTGACGGCCCCACGTTCGTTTATTCAGTCGCTGCTTCTTCGGCGGCAACTTCCTCAACGGGAGCTTCCTCGACAGGGGCTTCCTCTGCAGGGGCGGGGGCTGCGGCGGCTTCGGCGGCGGCTGTGGCTTTGGCGGCTTTTTCTTCGGCGCGGTCCTGCGCGGCTTTGCCCGGTGTGCCCTTCTTGGGGTTGTTGCGGTCCTTCTTGGGCAGGACACCGGCGGCTTCCAGCATGCGGCTTACGCGGTCAGTGGGCTGTGCGCCCTGACCCAGCCAGTGCTGGATGCGCTCCATGTCCAGTTTGACGCGCTCTTCGCTGTCTTTAGCGAGCAGCGGGTTATATGTGCCCAGCTTTTCGATGTAGCGACCATCGCGGGGCATACGGCTGTCAGCCGCAACAACGCGGTAAAACGGGCGCTTCTTGGAGCCGCCGCGGGCGAGACGAATTTTCATAGCCATGGTAGTTAGTCCTTTGTTTTCAGTATTCTAAGTTTGGTGGCGCTTATGATGCTGAATCACTTCAGCGATGATGAAGTTGAGAAACTTCTTGGCAAACTCAGGGTCCAGATCGGCCTGTTTTGCCAAATCTTCAAGCCGTGCAATCTGGGCCGCTTCGCGGGCCGGATCGGACGGGGGAAGGTCGTGTTCGGCTTTGAGTTTCCCCACTGCCTGCGTGTGTTTGAACCGCTCGCCCAGCGTATAGACAAGGATCGCGTCCAGCCGGTCGATGCTGTCGCGGTGGCCTTTCAAAAGGTCGGCGGCAAGGATGGTGTGATCGGTCATTTTGCCCCCCGAAAGGCGATATGGAAAGCGTATGGAAAGCGTATGGAAAGCGTATGGCTGCGATACATCATGCCAGCGCCCCCTTGTGATGGCGCCAGATATTGACGATCCCGCCGTCATCTTCAAATTCACCACCGGGCGCATTGGCGATTTCGGTCTGGCGGGCATCGAACGTGGCACCGAGCCGTTTGGCCACGGCGACGGATGCATCATTGCCTTCGTCGATGTGGGATTGCGCGGTATCGACACCCATGACGCCCCAGGCCCAAGGGATCACGGCGCGCATCGCTTCGACGGCAAAGCCCTGACCCTCGTGCGCACCGTCGTAGAGCGTCCAGCCAAATTCCGGTTCTGCATATTGGAGCGGGTGAAAGACGCCAAAGCCGCCGATGGGTGTATCAAGGTCGCCCTTGAGCGTGGCCATGAACAACCCGTAACCGCGCAAGACCCAGTGCCCTGCGATCCCGAAAAAGTTGCCCGCTGCCTTTGGGGCGTCAATCGGCCCGCCGGTGAATACCGACCGTTCAGATCCTTTGAAACCGAGATAAGCCTGCGCGTCCGACATCCGCGGCGCGCGCAGGATCAGGCGATCGGTTTCAAGGGTGGGGATGGTGACGGTGCGGGTCATGACAACACGCCCCGGACCCTGATCCGGGGCCTTTGCGAGGGGAGGGTGAGGTCCCGGATCAAGTCCGGGACGTGGCGGGCTATTGTGATCATTTTTTCTTGCCGAACCCTGACAAGCCGGGGGGGAGCTGCGCGCCGCCACCAAGGCCGGGCAAGCCGCCCATGCCACCCATTTGCTGTTGCGCGGCGGCAATTTCCGCTTCGGAGGGGGCGCCTTTGCCGAACATGCCCTTCATGGCCTGTTTCAGCATCCCGCCCTTGCCCATCTTGCCCATCTTTTTCATCATGTCCGACATCTGGCGGTGCATTTTGATCAGCTTGTTCAGTTCGCTGACTTCCATGCCCGCACCCGCCGCGATGCGTTTCTTGCGGCTGGCCTGCAAAAGCTGCGGGTTGGCGCGTTCGCGTTTGGTCATCGACTGGATCAGCGCGACCTGACGTTTCAGGATGCTATCGTCAAAGCCCGCCTGTTCGACCTGTTTGGCCATCTTGCCCATGCCGGGCATCATGCCCATCATGCTTTCCATGCCGCCCATTTTCAGCATCTGTTCAAGCTGCATCTTCAGGTCGTTCATGTTGAACTGACCCTTCTGAAAGCGCTTCATCATGCGTTCGGCCTGTTCGGCCTCGATGGTTTCCTGCGCCTTTTCAACGAGGCTGACGATATCGCCCATGCCGAGGATACGGCCGGCAACACGTTCGGCGTGGAATTCCTCGATCGCGTCCATCTTTTCGCCAAGACCGACAAAGCGGATCGGCTTGCCCGTCACGGCGCGCATCGACAGGGCCGCACCACCGCGCCCGTCGCCGTCCATGCGGGTAAGGACAACGCCCGAAACGCCGATCTTGTCGTCAAATTCGGTCGCCACGTTCACTGCGTCCTGGCCGGTCAAACCATCGACCACGAGCAGCGTTTCGCGCGGGTTGGCCACGTCGCGCACGGCGGCGGCCTGGGCGATCAATTCGGCGTCGATGTGCAGGCGACCCGCCGTATCGAGCATGTAGACATCATACCCGCCAAGGCTCGCTTGGGTCTTGGCCCGCTTGGCGATCTGCACGGGGTCTTCGCCCTTGACGATCGGCAGGGTATCGACGCCGATCTGCACACCAAGGATCGCAAGCTGTTCCATTGCGGCGGGGCGGTTCACGTCAAGCGACGCCATCAACACCCGCTTGCCGTCTTTTTCTTTCAGGCGTTTCGCCAGTTTCGCCGTGGTTGTCGTTTTACCCGACCCTTGCAGGCCGACCATCAGGATCGGCGCGGGCGGATTGTCGATTTTCAGAACGCCGGGCTCTTCGCTGCCCGTCAGTACGTGCACCAGTTCGTCATGCACGATCTTGACGACCTGCTGACCGGGGGTCACCGATTTGGTGACGGACTGACCTGTTGCCTTGTCGGCCACGGCCTTGACGAAATCGCGCGCGACCTCCAGCGAGACGTCGGCTTCGAGCAGCGCGACACGGACTTCGCGCAGGGCGGTTTTGACATCATCCTCGGACAGCGCACCCTGTTTGGTGAGCTTGTCAAAGACACCTGACAGGCGTTCGGATAGATTTTCAAACATGCCGCAGGCCTCCTTGGCCAGTTAGGATATGACCACCCCTAGATAGGAAGTGATCGCGAAAAGCACAAATGCACCAGTGGGCGCAACGCGCTGACTGGTGGCGATCCCCGCAATGGGGACCGGAAGCGTGGGACTTCCGGATATAGGGTGGCGTTTAGGGGGTTGGCGGGGCGGAGTCAACGGGCCGCAAGGCCAGCCAGCCGTTTACGGCATCCGCGGCGCGCTGCGCACCTCGGCCACTGGTGTAGACTTCTGTGAACGGGTGCAGGCCCGCGTCCATCCCGCCGGTCAGTTCCAGTGTCATCCGGTGTGTATCCTTCTTGTCACCGCGCGCGGTTTCCACGATGGCGCGCCGCAGGTGGCGTAGATCGTGGCGCACGCGGGTGTGGCGAAACAGGGTGCGGCGGCGCAGTTCCAGACGGTTGTCGCGCCGATCCAGCACAAGCTGGTTGCGCCGCACGAAGATGGCGATGAACAGCCCGCCGATCCCGCCACCCAACAGAACAGTCATCAGGCCCGTAAAGGTATCGCCGTTCAAGAATGTCTCAAGCCCATAGCCCACGACCACAAGCACCATGCCGACAAGGATGATCCCAACCGGCCAGGGCTTGCTGTCGATAATCAACAGGTCGGGGGCGTTATGGGTGATCTTCATGGCTGCTATTTGGCCGTGGGTGGTGGCCAAGGTCAATCGGCGGATTTACCCTGCGCAAGCGAACGTGACTTGGCATTTTGCGGCAGTTGTGTTTTTCAGCGCACGTAAACGCGTGAGGGTTCAGATGGATAATTGGGACGAGGTTCGCACAGCCTATCAGGTGGCCCGTATGGGCACGGTTAGTGGTGCGGCGGATGTTTTGGGCGTGCATCACGCAACGGTCATTCGCCATATTGATGCGCTCGAGGCGAATCTGGGTGCCAAGCTGTTTCAGCGCCACGCGCGCGGCTATACCGCCACCGAAGCGGGTGAGGATCTGTTGCAGGTCGCCAAGATCACCGATGATCAGCTGACCCAGCTTGCGGGCCGTATCAAGGGGCGCGGGCAGGGTGTGAACGGTGATCTGGTGGTCACGTCGCTGGTATCGGCGGCGCCCGTGCTTGCGCCGGTCCTGACGCGGTTCCAGGTCGCCAATCCGGGCCTGCGGGTGCGCTATTTGACCGGGGATCGCCTGTTCCGGCTGGAATACGGCGAGGCGCATGTGGCCATTCGTGCGGGCGAAGCACCCGACCAGCCCGACAACGTGGTGCAACCCTTTCTGGAGCAGCGTGTGCGGTTGGTGGCTTCGCCCGACTATATCGCGCGCAAGGGGATGCCGACGGGCGAGGGTGATCTGGCGCGCCATGAATTTGTCGGTCACGATGATCTGCAATCGCGCGCGCCTTTCAACAAATGGCTGCGGGGTGCTGTAGATGACGACCAAGTCGTATTTCGCACCTCTGATAACCGCGCGATGCTGGACGCGATCGTTGCGGGGGCCGGCATCGGTTTTGTGATGGACTGGAGTGCCGCGCGCCATCCCGAACTGGTCGAGGTGATCCCATCGCGCGATGATTGGTCCGCCGCGCTGTGGCTGGTGACACATGTCGATCTGCACCGCACGGCCAAGGTGCAGGCGGTGCTGAAACACCTGAAAGAGGCGGCGAAATCACTGGGGTGATCCTGTTCCTGCCACGTGCGTGACGCGCGCCGTGCATCGACAGACCGCGGGACGGCGACTTGCCCTATGTGCGTGGCACTTTATGGTCGCCAAACACGTCCATCGGTAGAGTGTGGAACCTGCATCAGCCAAATCGCCAGCCCGGCGGGGCGGTCTGCCGATGCACGGCGGCTGCGCCTTGAGTCCGTGCAGGGGCAAATCCGGTTCACTCCACCCCGAACCGATCGTCCATCAAGGCGCGAAATTCGGCCGGAAAGCGCGCATCCGAGAACCGTTCCAGATAGTAATCGACGGTGCCAATGGGCGCGGGCAGTTGCACTTGATAGGTCAGCGTATTGGCTGAACACTGATAGGTGATGACGGGGGTAAAGCCGCCCATCCCACCGGGCGTGATCATGGTCGAGGAACTGCCGCCAAGGGTGGACTCGGCATCGACCTGCAACGCGACAAAACTGTCGCCGGTCGTGCAGAATTGCAGATTTGTGCCATCGCCCCAGATAAACCCGACCTGCGTGCCAATCGCGAGGTTCATTTCCACGCTCACCGTGTCTTCTTCGGTCACGGTGATTACCTCCATGTCCTGATGAAAGGGTAGCGTGGCATAAAGCCCGTCATCAAACACGGTCATCCCCAGCACCGGTGACATGCCCATGATCACCGTGCGTTCGGCATCGGGCAGGGGCATGCTGTCAATCGCGGCCTGAAGGCGGATCACGGCGCTGTTTTCACCAATCCAGTTGCCCACAAGGCAAGGATCGGGAAAGGGCACTTCGGCGGGGCAGGCCCCTTGGGACAGGGCGGGGCTGGCAAGGGTGGCGAAAAGGAGGGTGACAATACGTTTCATGAGAATGCTCCGTTGAAAGGGGCATGATAGCATGACCGGGATCAATTGTCGTCAAATTGCGTTTCCAGAAACGCCTCGAAGGCATCAAGGTTCACCGCCTCGAACTGTCCGAACCCCTGCATCCAGATCGAGGCATCGCGCATGGCGTCGGGGTCAAGTTTGCACCATTTCACGCGGCCACGCTTTTCCTGGGTGATCAGCCCGGCGGCGCTCAGCACCCCAAGGTGTTTGGAAATCGCCGCCAGCGACATCTCGAACGGGTCGGCGACATCCGTCACCGCCATATCATCCTCGAGCAGCATCGACAGAATCCTGCGGCGGGTCGGATCGGCAAGAGCGGCAAAAACGGTATCAAGAGTCTGGGCCATTGGTGTGCTTTGCCGCGCGTCGGTGCAAACGTCAACCATCTGGTTAAATAAGGTTTTGAGGGTGAATGGGGGTGCGACAGGCTGTCACCGGCGGTGTGATGTTATAAATTATCGTTCTAATTCAGTGATTTAACCACGCTTGTCTCGTGCTTGACTCGTGCAGCGGCAAACCGTAGCTACTGCGCAACTCTTGAGTGGGATTTTCGCGTGTCTGACGGACCTTCGCCCGATGATCATGCCAGTCGCCTGAAGGCGCTGGAGGACCGGATCAAAGCGGCCAAAGGCGACGAGGCAAAGCACCACTCGGAAGAGCACTACTCTCAGGCGCAGGTTGCCTGGCGAATGGTGATAGAGCTTGTGGCTGGTCTTGGGATCGGCTTTGGCATTGGATATGGGCTGGATTCCCTGTTTGGAACCCTGCCAATTTTTCTGGTGCTGTTCATATTTCTGGGCTTCGCAGCCGGTGTCAAAACCATGATGCGCACAGCCCGGGAGGTGCAGGAAAGACAGCTGGCCAAAGAGGCTGGCGACAACGAGGAAGCAGAAGATGCATAAGGTCTTTTTGTACGGGGCATTGGCGCTTGTTGTGCTCGCGGCTATTTTCTTGGGCCCCGAGACCCCGGAATTGACTTTCAAACCGCTGGATCAGTTCACTGTTGAGCCGCTGTTTGGTGGTGAGGTGGTGCATTGGTATACGCCCACAAACGCGACCTTGTGGATGGGCTTTGCGGTGCTTGGGATCATTGGCCTGCTGGTGCTGGGCACCCGTGGCCGCGCGATTGTGCCCACGCGTGTGCAGTCTGTCGCCGAGCTGCTTTACGGTTTTGTCTACAAGATGGTCGAGGATGTGACCGGCAAGGAAGGGGTAAAATACTTCCCCTATATCTTTACGATCTTCCTGTTCATCCTATTCGCCAACTTCCTTGGCCTGATCCCGATGTCGTTTACCACGACCACGCAGATCGCCGTGACGGCGGTGCTTGGTTTCGGTGTGTTCTTTGCGGTGACGATCCTTGGCTTTGTGCTGAACGGCCCCAAATTTCTGGGTCTGTTCTGGATGACTGAAGCACCTTTGGTCTTGCGCCCCGTCATCGCGCTGATCGAACTGATCTCGTATTTCGTGCGCCCCGTCAGCCACTCCATTCGTCTGGCGGGTAACGTCATGGCGGGTCACGCGGTGATCAAGGTGTTCGCAGCCTTCGCCGCAATCTCGGCCATCGCGCCGGTTTCGGTTCTGGCCATTACCGCTATCCTCGGTCTTGAGGTCCTTGTGGCCGGTATTCAGGCCTACGTCTTCGCTATTCTGACCTGCGTGTATCTTAAGGATGCCCTGCACCCCAACCACTAAGGTCCGTCTTAAACAACTAACGCAAATTCCATCGTAAGGAG
This portion of the Octadecabacter sp. SW4 genome encodes:
- a CDS encoding cupin domain-containing protein, whose translation is MSFSKFIDAFPKLDVPISEDIVSTRAIASDSGLVAFFTFHEDFELPPHSHKGQWGTLIAGRLELTIEGVTTVYAPGDTYDIPSGAVHSVKVTAGTQALDVFEEGDRYPLK
- a CDS encoding DEAD/DEAH box helicase, translating into MDFDMLGLAPRLVAKLAEQGIKDPTPIQAQAIPHAMNGRDVMGLAQTGTGKTAAFGLPMIDALMKAGVKPEPKTARGLILAPTRELAKQIADNLSAYTQGSHLKVNLVVGGAGIVGQMKRLERGTDLLVATPGRLIDLLDRKAVRLNETHYLVLDEADQMLDMGFIHALRQIAPLLATPRQTMMFSATMPKLMTELAASFLNDPIRVQVAPPGKAIEKIEQSVHFVAKAAKNDLLIELLDKHRNERAIVFGRTKHGCEKLHKMLEAKGFASVSIHGNKSQGQRERAIEGFKNGKLRVLVATDVAARGLDIPEVKHVYNYDLPNVAENYVHRIGRTARAGADGMAIAFCAPDEMIELLDIQKAMKADIPVASGRPWEVQPGQKKKPNGGGGGGRRGGGGQRRSHGGGAKPAHAAAKPAGGNRRRRKSGRGAA
- a CDS encoding AtpZ/AtpI family protein is translated as MSDGPSPDDHASRLKALEDRIKAAKGDEAKHHSEEHYSQAQVAWRMVIELVAGLGIGFGIGYGLDSLFGTLPIFLVLFIFLGFAAGVKTMMRTAREVQERQLAKEAGDNEEAEDA
- the trmD gene encoding tRNA (guanosine(37)-N1)-methyltransferase TrmD, with the protein product MTEKPSKSHGRKSIAATLKPRALMEDAPDLAGVWRAQVITLLPEAFPGILGDSLTGKALKDGIWQLHTTDLRRFGIGKHRNVDDTPAGGGAGMVLRADVVANAIEDTRRRAKGQMPLIYLSPRGAPFTQKMAQDLAAADGVTLLCGRFEGVDERVLEHYDIIEVSMGDYVLTGGELPAMVLIDACVRLLPGVLGNAESAVEESHSNGLLEHPQYTRPAEWEGRDIPPVLTSGDHGKVAKWRREMSEKITAERRPDLWSKRKRN
- a CDS encoding chorismate mutase, whose translation is MTDHTILAADLLKGHRDSIDRLDAILVYTLGERFKHTQAVGKLKAEHDLPPSDPAREAAQIARLEDLAKQADLDPEFAKKFLNFIIAEVIQHHKRHQT
- the rpmE gene encoding 50S ribosomal protein L31, which encodes MKKEIHPDYHLINVKMTDGTMLQMRSTWGAEGDQLSLDIDPTVHPAWTGGNSRLLDTGGRVSKFKKKYEGLGF
- the ffh gene encoding signal recognition particle protein, which produces MFENLSERLSGVFDKLTKQGALSEDDVKTALREVRVALLEADVSLEVARDFVKAVADKATGQSVTKSVTPGQQVVKIVHDELVHVLTGSEEPGVLKIDNPPAPILMVGLQGSGKTTTTAKLAKRLKEKDGKRVLMASLDVNRPAAMEQLAILGVQIGVDTLPIVKGEDPVQIAKRAKTQASLGGYDVYMLDTAGRLHIDAELIAQAAAVRDVANPRETLLVVDGLTGQDAVNVATEFDDKIGVSGVVLTRMDGDGRGGAALSMRAVTGKPIRFVGLGEKMDAIEEFHAERVAGRILGMGDIVSLVEKAQETIEAEQAERMMKRFQKGQFNMNDLKMQLEQMLKMGGMESMMGMMPGMGKMAKQVEQAGFDDSILKRQVALIQSMTKRERANPQLLQASRKKRIAAGAGMEVSELNKLIKMHRQMSDMMKKMGKMGKGGMLKQAMKGMFGKGAPSEAEIAAAQQQMGGMGGLPGLGGGAQLPPGLSGFGKKK
- the rpsP gene encoding 30S ribosomal protein S16 encodes the protein MAMKIRLARGGSKKRPFYRVVAADSRMPRDGRYIEKLGTYNPLLAKDSEERVKLDMERIQHWLGQGAQPTDRVSRMLEAAGVLPKKDRNNPKKGTPGKAAQDRAEEKAAKATAAAEAAAAPAPAEEAPVEEAPVEEVAAEEAATE
- a CDS encoding F0F1 ATP synthase subunit A; the encoded protein is MHKVFLYGALALVVLAAIFLGPETPELTFKPLDQFTVEPLFGGEVVHWYTPTNATLWMGFAVLGIIGLLVLGTRGRAIVPTRVQSVAELLYGFVYKMVEDVTGKEGVKYFPYIFTIFLFILFANFLGLIPMSFTTTTQIAVTAVLGFGVFFAVTILGFVLNGPKFLGLFWMTEAPLVLRPVIALIELISYFVRPVSHSIRLAGNVMAGHAVIKVFAAFAAISAIAPVSVLAITAILGLEVLVAGIQAYVFAILTCVYLKDALHPNH
- a CDS encoding helix-turn-helix transcriptional regulator; amino-acid sequence: MAQTLDTVFAALADPTRRRILSMLLEDDMAVTDVADPFEMSLAAISKHLGVLSAAGLITQEKRGRVKWCKLDPDAMRDASIWMQGFGQFEAVNLDAFEAFLETQFDDN
- a CDS encoding LysR family transcriptional regulator, with translation MDNWDEVRTAYQVARMGTVSGAADVLGVHHATVIRHIDALEANLGAKLFQRHARGYTATEAGEDLLQVAKITDDQLTQLAGRIKGRGQGVNGDLVVTSLVSAAPVLAPVLTRFQVANPGLRVRYLTGDRLFRLEYGEAHVAIRAGEAPDQPDNVVQPFLEQRVRLVASPDYIARKGMPTGEGDLARHEFVGHDDLQSRAPFNKWLRGAVDDDQVVFRTSDNRAMLDAIVAGAGIGFVMDWSAARHPELVEVIPSRDDWSAALWLVTHVDLHRTAKVQAVLKHLKEAAKSLG
- the rimM gene encoding ribosome maturation factor RimM (Essential for efficient processing of 16S rRNA); its protein translation is MNKDRIIVGSLGGAFGVHGDVRLKSFCADPEAIADYTPLVTDKGQTFATILLIGQTKGSLIARLDGITTKEQADDLRGVDLYADRAQLPHLPDDEYYHNDLVGLAVFDTGGVEIGRVKAVMNNGAEDMLEVTGPGLRDSALIPFTRKIVPTVDLATGRVIIDPPEGLMPDHVDATDG
- the rplS gene encoding 50S ribosomal protein L19 — translated: MDLIAQLEAEQVAALGKDIPDFKAGDTIRVGYKVTEGTRSRVQNYEGVCIARKNGTGIAGSFTVRKISFGEGVERVFPLHSTNIDSITVVRRGRVRRAKLYYLRSRRGKSARISEQTNYRPIGEANA
- a CDS encoding GNAT family N-acetyltransferase, yielding MTRTVTIPTLETDRLILRAPRMSDAQAYLGFKGSERSVFTGGPIDAPKAAGNFFGIAGHWVLRGYGLFMATLKGDLDTPIGGFGVFHPLQYAEPEFGWTLYDGAHEGQGFAVEAMRAVIPWAWGVMGVDTAQSHIDEGNDASVAVAKRLGATFDARQTEIANAPGGEFEDDGGIVNIWRHHKGALA